In Acyrthosiphon pisum isolate AL4f unplaced genomic scaffold, pea_aphid_22Mar2018_4r6ur Scaffold_20911;HRSCAF=22514, whole genome shotgun sequence, a single genomic region encodes these proteins:
- the LOC100573222 gene encoding decorin-like → MTWPMHQDAAAAVLRRTMVLLLLLLTFSLSSFPSVTAECLDKCRCDGAEIYCNFMKLDRIPDRISPDTEFLDLRYNLIRNIPPGIFDSLTSLSYLTLNDNQISNLKNGAFANLSKLQTL, encoded by the exons ATGACTTGGCCAATGCATCaagacgccgccgccgctgttTTACGGAGGACTATGGTGCTGCTACTTTTGCTGTTGACGTTCTCCTTGTCGTCGTTTCCATCGGTCACTGCTGAGTGCCTGGACAAATGCAGGTGTGATGGTGCTGAGATCTACTGCAATTTCATGAAACTGGACCGGATTCCCGACCGCATATCTCCGGATACCGAATTTCT ggaTTTAAGATACAATCTGATAAGAAACATTCCACCTGGGATATTCGATTCATTAACGTCGTTGAGTTATTT AACGTTGAACGACAATCAAataagtaatttgaaaaatggtgCATTTGCAAACCTTTCGAAGCTTCAGACATTGTAA
- the LOC107885069 gene encoding uncharacterized protein LOC107885069, whose amino-acid sequence ETPLKAVDICFKSFFALNLSYPTECDHVWEFVQKFFYDINTNHDKQYQSVDNTINDFKSFETLNSFKKHVNKVHQPGIPPHSINSHTHIPLFNSIVQPISLNSEVFESNNVGSLHEASTTGTDAENIDFESLVYKNAINLLSKCMMLAHNQELLNDNSGIIHSFIQKINDLESSGVEVTVDNKLFKVYFNLALVVGDNLGLHSILGFSESFISNYPCRFCRSSKEECHKMLFKINDKLRTIDNYATDVDVENVSLTGIKELCIWNSIESFHVVNNLSVDLMHDLLEGVCNYDMSGILRSFILDSKYFSVETLNSKIQLFDYGPIEIRNRPPLISEQALKSTKSMACKMSAAEMWCFIRYFGLIVGDMVPIGSEFFHLYILLKQIVDLSTSKCIGTGCPSLLRELITEHNSLYIRLMHTHLKPKFHYLTHYPYIMENVGPLINIWSMRFEAKHREFKIAAQAISSRKNICYTLTLKKQLKVAHQFSQNVNNRYSSKWFSVGKVVQYPEELKQNLVLSLKNTCINGSQFVSWIEIKGTRYTTKNMCLVLDLSNLPVFGLLKYICILPNLIPIAICEMFNTICFDEHYQSYVVEKSTSVTSIGFKELINYSPTFCYVQQNGSCYIPLK is encoded by the exons TTGAAACACCACTAAAAGCTGTAGACATCTGTTTCAAGAGTTTCTTTGCTCTCAATTTGAGTTATCCTACAGAGTGTGATCATGTTTGGGAATTTGTCCAAAAGTTCTTTTATGACATAAACACCAACCATGACAAGCAGTATCAATCTGTCGATAAcacaataaatgattttaa ATCATTTGAAACTTTAAACTCATTTAAAAAGCATGTTAACAAAGTCCATCAACCAGGCATTCCTCCTCATAGTATAAATTCACATACACATATACCTCTTTTTAATTCAATTGTTCAGCCTATTTCATTAAATAGTGAGGTATTTGAATCCAATAATGTAGGTTCCTTGCATGAAGCATCGACTACAGGTACAGATGCTGAAAATATTGACTTTGAATCTcttgtttataaaaatgcaatcaatttattatctaaATG CATGATGTTAGCTCATAATCAAGAactattaaatgataatagtgGTATAATTCATAGCTTCATTCAAA aaataaatgatTTAGAATCTTCTGGTGTTGAAGTAACTgtcgataataaattattcaaagtcTATTTCAACTTGGCATTAGTTGTAGGTGACAATCTTGGACTACATAGTATTTTAGGATTTTCTGAAAGTTTTATTTCCAATTACCCATGCAGATTCTGCCGTAGTTCTAAAGAAGAATgccataaaatgttatttaaaattaatgacaaGTTACGTACAATTGATAACTATGCTACTGATGTTGATGTAGAAAATGTTTCATTAACAGGCATAAAAGAACTATGTATTTGGAATAGTATTGAATCATTTcatgttgtaaataatttatccgTAGACTTAATGCATGATTTACTCGAAGGGGTATGCAATTATGATATGTCGGGAATATTGAgaagttttattttagattctaaatattttagtgtGGAAACTTTAAATAGTAAGATTCAGTTATTTGATTATGGTCCAATTGAAATAAGGAACAGACCGCCTCTAATATCTGAACAAGCACTAAAAAGTACCAAGTCTATGGCATGTAAAATGTCAGCTGCAGAAATGTGGTGCTTTATTCGTTATTTTGGTTTAATTGTAGGTGATATGGTTCCAATAGGATcagaattttttcatttatatattctattaaaacaaatagttgATTTATCAACATCTAAATGTATTGGGACAGGGTGCCCTTCACTTTTAAGAGAACTAATAACTGAACATAATTCCTTATACATTAGACTGATGCATACTCATTTGAAACCTAAATTTCACTATCTAACACATTACCCATATATAATGGAAAATGTAGgccctttaataaatatatggtcAATGAGATTTGAAGCGAAACACCGAGAATTTAAAATAGCAGCGCAAGCCATTTccagtagaaaaaatatttgttacacgTTGActctaaaaaaacaattaaaagttGCTCATCAGTTTTCTCAAAATGTCAATAATCGTTATTCTTCAAAATGGTTCAGTGTGGGGAAAGTGGTACAGTATCCTgaagaattaaaacaaaatttagtattaagtttaaaaaatacatgtatcAATGGTTCACAGTTTGTTTCATGGATCGAAATAAAAGGTACACGTTACACTACCAAAAATATGTGTCTTGTACTCGATTTATCAAATTTACCTGTGTTtggacttttaaaatatatttgtatcttacCTAATCTCATTCCTATAGCCATATGTGAAATGTTCAATACTATTTGTTTTGATGAACATTACCAATCATATGTTGTTGAAAAATCCACATCTGTTACTTCTATTGGATTCaaagaattaataaattatagcccAACTTTTTGTTATGTTCAACAGAATGGCTCATGCTACATaccattgaaataa